The following are from one region of the Deltaproteobacteria bacterium genome:
- a CDS encoding 4Fe-4S binding protein → MLANYGYKDGSGEYFISIDTDRCDGCGDCVRACPYGVLEIMEDPNDPFREEPVAVVTEAERKKIKYTCGPCKPVTNRPVLPCVAACKPGAISHSW, encoded by the coding sequence ATGCTTGCGAACTACGGCTACAAAGACGGTTCAGGAGAGTATTTCATCAGTATCGATACGGACAGGTGTGACGGCTGCGGGGACTGCGTGAGGGCCTGCCCTTACGGGGTCCTGGAAATCATGGAGGACCCCAATGATCCTTTTCGGGAGGAACCTGTGGCGGTCGTGACGGAGGCCGAACGGAAGAAGATCAAGTATACCTGCGGTCCCTGCAAGCCCGTGACGAATCGTCCGGTCCTCCCATGCGTGGCCGCGTGCAAACCCGGTGCTATCAGTCACTCCTGGTAG
- a CDS encoding FAD-dependent oxidoreductase, protein MGDTHLSIDGVRVEIQEGMTILEAAGSAGIYIPALCSHPDLPPGKGTRPNEAVFRGKERFENASGEGFDEFAGCRLCLVEIEGVAELQTACNTTAQPGMVIETNTPRVQEERRRNLSSILAGHPHACLTCAQREGCTREPCSTNVPVEERCCIKFGNCELQKVAEYIGIPEETPRWVPTTIPILDGEPLFRRDYNLCIGCLRCVRACRELRGVEALGFVFDEKGGVIVGSLSPTLKESACRFCTACVEVCPTGALLDRETGADREAALVPCKAECPAGIDVPEYVHLVSQGRYSEAAAVVREKVPLPRVLGSICFHPCEASCRRGEVNEPVSIRALKRFAAENDRGLWRKRAGMAPPSGRSVAVVGGGPAGLTASFYLRKAGHEVVLYEAEDRLGGMMWLAIPEYRLPAGVLQQDLEEILESGIEVRTNTTVGDGVSLSELTGRHDAVFLAVGARLSRKLEIEGSKERGVLWGLDFLKEIKRGKAVEIGRKAVVIGGGNVAIDVALTARRLGAHEIHLACVEKREEMPAHEWECEDALAEGVLFHPEWGPKRILVDGDRVTGIELVRCTSVFDDQGRFSPSYDTGTTMTLEADAVILSIGQACDLSFLGGNGSIKTTGGGLIEVDRDSMETTARGVFAGGDAVAVPGSVIDAVASGRKAAAAIDRFLGGSGDIDEVLFERGRIDPRLGREEGFADVPRVAVPRLMPEERGRCFSPIDLGYDGEMAVREAKRCLRCDLRLTITPVTLPPERWLELNEDTVSGVPEAEGVYQLLDGNRNVLSIKGVANLRKALMEQLGSNQKATHFVFEEDRMYTQRESELIQQYLQRYGRLPEGGEDELDDLF, encoded by the coding sequence ATGGGCGATACTCACCTGTCGATTGACGGAGTTCGGGTGGAGATCCAGGAAGGTATGACCATTCTGGAAGCTGCGGGGTCGGCAGGCATCTACATTCCCGCACTGTGCAGCCATCCTGACCTTCCCCCCGGAAAGGGAACAAGACCCAACGAAGCGGTTTTTCGGGGGAAAGAGCGATTTGAGAACGCCTCGGGAGAGGGATTTGACGAGTTTGCAGGATGCCGCCTCTGCCTCGTGGAGATAGAGGGTGTGGCAGAGCTCCAGACAGCCTGCAACACGACGGCTCAACCGGGGATGGTGATCGAGACGAACACCCCTAGGGTCCAAGAGGAGAGGCGCAGGAACCTGTCGTCCATCCTGGCCGGGCACCCCCACGCCTGTCTGACATGCGCCCAGAGAGAGGGATGTACCAGAGAGCCCTGTTCGACCAACGTGCCTGTGGAGGAGAGGTGCTGCATCAAGTTCGGAAACTGCGAGCTTCAAAAGGTGGCAGAGTACATCGGCATTCCGGAGGAGACACCCAGGTGGGTACCCACTACGATCCCGATTCTCGATGGCGAGCCGCTTTTCCGGCGAGACTACAATCTCTGTATCGGATGTCTCCGTTGCGTGAGGGCGTGCCGGGAACTCCGGGGGGTCGAGGCTCTCGGATTCGTATTCGACGAGAAGGGCGGCGTGATCGTGGGGTCTTTGAGCCCCACCCTGAAAGAATCGGCCTGCAGGTTCTGTACGGCCTGCGTCGAGGTCTGCCCGACAGGCGCCTTGCTCGACAGGGAAACAGGTGCGGACCGGGAAGCGGCACTGGTTCCATGCAAGGCCGAATGTCCCGCAGGAATCGATGTGCCAGAGTATGTGCATCTGGTGTCGCAGGGGAGATACTCGGAGGCGGCGGCGGTGGTCCGCGAGAAGGTTCCCCTTCCGCGGGTTCTGGGAAGCATCTGCTTCCATCCATGCGAAGCGTCCTGCAGGCGGGGTGAGGTGAACGAGCCTGTATCGATCCGGGCCCTGAAGCGTTTTGCCGCAGAGAACGACAGAGGTCTATGGCGAAAGCGGGCCGGGATGGCCCCTCCATCGGGTCGGAGTGTCGCCGTGGTCGGGGGAGGACCTGCGGGGTTGACTGCCTCCTTCTACCTGAGAAAGGCCGGCCATGAGGTGGTCCTCTACGAGGCAGAGGATCGGCTTGGAGGTATGATGTGGCTGGCAATTCCGGAATACCGGCTTCCAGCGGGGGTGCTCCAGCAGGATCTCGAGGAGATACTCGAGTCGGGAATCGAGGTCAGAACCAACACGACTGTCGGCGACGGTGTCTCTCTGAGTGAACTGACCGGCCGTCACGATGCGGTCTTTCTGGCGGTGGGTGCTCGGCTGAGCCGGAAGCTGGAGATCGAAGGTTCGAAGGAGAGGGGTGTTCTTTGGGGGCTCGATTTTCTCAAGGAGATCAAGCGGGGCAAAGCGGTTGAGATCGGACGTAAGGCCGTGGTGATCGGGGGAGGCAATGTGGCCATCGATGTGGCACTGACGGCGCGCCGGCTTGGAGCCCATGAGATCCATTTGGCCTGTGTCGAGAAAAGGGAGGAGATGCCGGCTCACGAGTGGGAGTGCGAGGATGCTCTGGCCGAGGGTGTTCTGTTCCATCCGGAGTGGGGGCCGAAACGGATTCTGGTGGATGGAGACAGAGTCACCGGCATCGAACTCGTCCGGTGCACTTCGGTATTCGATGACCAGGGACGGTTCAGTCCGTCCTATGATACGGGAACGACAATGACCCTGGAGGCCGATGCGGTTATCCTCTCGATCGGGCAGGCATGCGATCTCTCCTTTCTCGGTGGTAACGGTAGTATCAAGACCACCGGCGGCGGCTTGATCGAGGTCGACAGGGACTCCATGGAGACCACGGCAAGAGGGGTTTTTGCCGGGGGTGACGCGGTTGCGGTGCCGGGGAGTGTGATCGACGCCGTGGCTTCGGGGAGAAAGGCCGCAGCGGCGATCGATCGGTTTCTGGGGGGAAGCGGCGATATCGACGAGGTGCTCTTTGAACGAGGTCGCATCGATCCCCGGCTGGGAAGGGAAGAGGGCTTTGCCGATGTGCCGCGGGTCGCGGTTCCCCGGCTGATGCCGGAAGAGAGGGGCAGGTGTTTTTCCCCCATCGATCTCGGTTATGACGGCGAGATGGCTGTCCGTGAGGCCAAGAGATGCCTCCGGTGCGACCTCAGGTTGACAATCACGCCTGTGACCCTTCCACCTGAGAGGTGGCTGGAACTCAACGAGGACACGGTAAGCGGGGTTCCTGAGGCCGAGGGTGTTTACCAGCTCCTTGACGGGAACAGGAATGTTCTTTCCATCAAGGGGGTGGCGAATCTTCGCAAAGCCCTTATGGAGCAGCTCGGTTCAAACCAAAAAGCCACCCACTTTGTTTTCGAAGAGGATCGGATGTACACCCAACGGGAGAGCGAGTTGATCCAGCAATACCTCCAGAGGTACGGGAGGCTCCCCGAAGGCGGCGAGGATGAGCTTGACGATCTGTTTTGA
- a CDS encoding MoaD/ThiS family protein: MRIRIEVLGLPELSAALAKGETILELPGTSATARDVLGRLIEKFGPPARKALYDQRGALNSLIQIALNGEKFISPNRLDTPLHEGDTLTFMLLMAGGEDVRSLIPD, translated from the coding sequence ATGAGAATCAGAATCGAGGTCCTGGGACTTCCAGAGCTCTCCGCCGCCCTTGCCAAGGGGGAGACAATCCTGGAACTACCGGGCACATCAGCCACCGCCCGGGACGTCCTCGGCCGGCTCATAGAAAAATTCGGCCCCCCTGCAAGGAAAGCGCTGTACGATCAGAGGGGCGCCCTCAACTCCCTCATCCAGATAGCCCTTAACGGCGAGAAGTTCATCTCCCCTAATAGACTCGACACGCCCCTCCACGAGGGCGACACCCTGACTTTCATGCTCCTGATGGCCGGAGGAGAAGATGTCAGATCCTTAATTCCAGATTGA
- the bzdQ gene encoding benzoyl-CoA reductase, bzd-type, subunit Q, which produces MAEEARREFWRWTESNWSNPDIDWKGAKIVTLGIDVGSVSSQAVVMTDGEIYAYSNMRTGSDSPESARNALNYALEGTDLPESRIDYCIGTGYGRVNVPMADRTVTEIACHARGANFIYGPEVRTVLDVGGQDCKAIQCDERGKVTNFLMNDKCAAGTGRGMEVFADLLSVPIDEVGERSFQVKEEPAPVSSTCVVYAKSEATGLLRKGWSVEEVLAAYCAAMAERIYSLVERVGVIPEFAITGGMAKNRGVTERLMKKVGLQAMKTRWDTQIAGAVGAALFGYALVQKGKGRK; this is translated from the coding sequence ATGGCAGAGGAAGCAAGGAGAGAGTTCTGGAGATGGACCGAGTCTAACTGGAGCAATCCGGATATCGACTGGAAAGGGGCGAAGATCGTCACTCTTGGAATAGACGTGGGTTCTGTGAGCTCTCAGGCGGTGGTGATGACAGACGGCGAAATCTATGCCTATTCCAACATGCGGACCGGCTCCGACAGTCCCGAGAGCGCCAGGAATGCCTTGAACTACGCCTTGGAAGGTACGGACCTGCCCGAGTCTCGCATCGACTACTGCATCGGAACAGGGTACGGCCGGGTCAACGTGCCCATGGCCGACCGGACGGTGACGGAGATAGCTTGCCATGCCAGGGGAGCCAACTTCATCTACGGGCCTGAGGTGAGGACGGTCCTGGACGTGGGAGGCCAGGACTGCAAGGCCATCCAGTGTGATGAGAGGGGAAAGGTGACCAACTTTCTCATGAACGACAAATGTGCCGCAGGCACGGGCCGGGGCATGGAGGTCTTTGCCGATTTGCTCTCCGTACCCATCGATGAGGTGGGCGAGCGTTCATTTCAGGTCAAAGAGGAACCTGCACCCGTGTCGAGCACCTGCGTGGTTTATGCCAAGAGCGAGGCAACGGGACTCCTGCGAAAGGGATGGTCCGTGGAGGAGGTTCTCGCGGCTTACTGTGCGGCCATGGCCGAGAGAATCTACTCGCTTGTCGAGCGGGTGGGTGTGATCCCCGAATTCGCCATCACGGGAGGGATGGCGAAGAATCGAGGGGTCACCGAGAGGTTGATGAAGAAGGTCGGCCTCCAAGCCATGAAGACCCGGTGGGACACCCAGATCGCCGGCGCAGTGGGTGCGGCACTTTTCGGGTATGCCTTGGTTCAGAAAGGAAAGGGGAGGAAGTAG
- a CDS encoding GNAT family N-acetyltransferase, translated as MVLDGMEQYRIRAMRYEDLDAIVDIDTRVLGKGRPEYWQMKLELAERRSPLASLVAEVEGKVVGFIIGDASGWEYGVPESVGWIDTIGVHPDYQKKGVARALMAEMTNNLRKVGVSTVYTFVNWRDWGLLQFFDRMGFTRGDMINLELRI; from the coding sequence ATGGTACTCGACGGGATGGAACAGTATAGAATCAGGGCTATGAGGTATGAGGATCTCGATGCGATCGTTGATATCGATACCCGGGTGCTGGGAAAAGGCCGCCCCGAATACTGGCAGATGAAGCTCGAGCTTGCTGAGAGGCGCTCCCCTCTGGCTTCCCTGGTTGCTGAAGTGGAGGGGAAGGTGGTGGGCTTTATAATAGGGGATGCCAGCGGATGGGAGTACGGTGTTCCTGAGAGTGTCGGATGGATCGACACCATTGGAGTCCACCCGGACTACCAGAAGAAGGGGGTGGCAAGGGCGCTGATGGCCGAGATGACAAATAATCTCAGGAAGGTAGGCGTCAGTACGGTTTACACCTTTGTCAACTGGCGTGACTGGGGTTTGCTCCAGTTCTTCGATCGGATGGGCTTCACCAGGGGGGACATGATCAATCTGGAATTAAGGATCTGA